The following proteins are encoded in a genomic region of Ammospiza caudacuta isolate bAmmCau1 chromosome 3, bAmmCau1.pri, whole genome shotgun sequence:
- the KIZ gene encoding LOW QUALITY PROTEIN: centrosomal protein kizuna (The sequence of the model RefSeq protein was modified relative to this genomic sequence to represent the inferred CDS: inserted 1 base in 1 codon): MATRGGTSGVPRGARREPHVGTGGXPGSGSGTAPGSGTAPGSAPGSGPLGPPPRTGAPGRRSPAPASPAPGEPAPAAGEARRLELGRQRMEYTMADPHLARQKLQRHLEAVSARQQLALRRNQALRQEFLQLEAHMETTGWENIWKMGERYGREIKNLLSLREGSLSAGGDKEAGPSEQVLQAGGQVGIGPSAAVPGELSYPVTALLGCPTPAAPATGGLGSEQEPPLRSPSPHGLSPETGSAAGEGEEGAAGHGDLAASEEGSEQLSSASGAKAAPPRARSVPGAKPILSSWWAHREGSNAKLPVPAGAEEEARPSIPSLQQEQGRDAQAPEGFLLPPLNPPAAQEEALDSSAPHRPGGMRAELQELCQALQLLEGLVERTSPQHRALYQGQPSGTAELPSACAGASGLAQGDLEVMEAMVLRQLQAVSQCMQSRSLPPENTNEAVGRAGHEERTRDTEALRTLLSHHGLFLKQHQVQLPEQVAEMFEQLLASGEEEQERQSETVLREALPGECGDEPPVQSDESSLGLPSIPTNGGEGKQGELARREPGGDHSHDSPEGSDSLGTHLESSFLSDGSTPPFSRTELRKETVPAIKSKAFWGESDDSSSELEAALRPQTHGTDSDDFDEFYD; the protein is encoded by the exons ATGGCAACGCGGGGCGGCACTTCCGGGGTCCCGCGCGGGGCACGGCGGGAGCCGCACGTGGGCACCGGCG AaccgggatcgggatcgggaaCGGCACCGGGATCGGGAACGGCACCGGGATCAGCGCCAGGATCGGGGCCACTGGGACCGCCCCCGCGCACCGGCGCCCCCGGGAGGCGCAGCCCCGCGCCCGCCAGCCCCGCGCCAGGTGAGCCGGCTCCCGCCGCGGG TGAAGCCAGAAGGCTGGAATTAGGAAGGCAGAGAATGGAATACACAATGGCTGATCCACACCT agcaaggcAGAAGCTGCAGAGGCACCTGGAAGCAGTGTCAGCACGGCAGCAGCTGGCCCTGCGCCGGAACCAGGCCCTGCGCCAGgaattcctgcagctggaggctcACATGGAAACCACAGGCTGGGAAAACATCTGGAAGATGGGA GAGCGGTAcggaagggaaattaaaaaccTGTTATCCCTTCGAGAGGGCAGCTTGTCAGCAGGAGGTGACAAGGAGGCAGGACCCAGCGAGCAG GTGCTGCAGGCCGGAGGACAGGTGGGAATTGGCCccagtgcagctgtgccaggagaacTGAGCTATCCAGTGACAGCCTTGCTGGGCTGCCCCAcaccagctgccccagccacaGGAGGtttgggctctgagcaggagcCCCCTCTGCGCTCCCCATCCCCTCATGGGCTCAGTCCCGAGACCGGCAGCGCTGCTGGagagggtgaggagggagcagcaggacacgGGGACCTGGCTGCCAGTGAGgaaggctctgagcagctcagctcagcttcTGGTGCCAAAGCAGCCCCACCAAGGGCGAGAAGTGTTCCAG GGGCAAAGCCTATCCTGAGCAGCTGGTGGGCTCACAGGGAGGGGAGCAATGCCAAGCTCCCGGTCCCTGCCGGTGCTGAGGAGGAGGCGAGGCCAAGcattcccagcctgcagcaggagcagggcagggatgcccaggctccagagggcttcctgctgcccccactgaaccctcctgcagcccaggaggaggCCTTGGACAGCTCAGCACCACACAG GCCCGGCGGGATGCGAGCcgagctccaggagctctgccaggcgctgcagctcctggaggggCTGGTGGAGAGGACGAGCCCCCAGCACCGGGCACTGTACCAGGGCCAGCCCtcggggacagcagagctgcccag TGCTTGTGCTGGGGCCAGCgggctggctcagggtgacCTCGAGGTGATGGAAGCCATggtgctgcggcagctccaggctgtgtcccagtgcatgcagagcaggagcctcCCACCAGAGAACACCAACGAGGccgtgggcagagcagggcatgaGGAGCGCACCAG GGACACGGAGGCGCTGAGGACTCTCCTGAGCCACCATGGCTTGTTCCTGAAGCAGCACCAGGttcagctcccagagcaggtggcagagatgtttgagcagctgctggcttcaggagaggaggagcaggagcgcCAG agtGAG ACTGTGCTGAGAGAGGCCCTTCCAGGAGAGTGTGGGGATGAGCCACCTGTGCAGAGTGATGAATCCTCTCTTGGCCTGCCATCGATCCCGACCAACGGCGGGGAAGGAAAGCAGGGGGAGCTGGCACGGCGAGAACCAG GTGGGGATCACAGCCACGACAGTCCTGAAGGAAGTGACAGTTTGGGAACGCATTTGGAAAGCAGCTTCTTGTCAGATGGAAGCACTCCTCCCTTCTCCAG GACTGAATTACGGAAGGAAACAGTACCTGCCATAAAATCCAAAG CGTTCTGGGGTGAATCTGATGACAGCAGCTCCGAGCTCGAGGCTGCGCTGCGCCCACAGACCCACGGCACGGATTCAGATGACTTTGATGAATTCTATGACTGA